The proteins below come from a single Mycobacterium parmense genomic window:
- a CDS encoding helix-turn-helix domain-containing protein, whose product MSEDDPAWLLVHAVEQARLEQGLSKHDLARLARVARPTISRLINHGMVPSRAATLDRIGSALGWEAGTCAALLAGQPLPGPRAPVTRSAQLVAARLTEIAEEARSAAGAAEQSILRLKTIEERARAAAQFVLGGSVAD is encoded by the coding sequence TTGAGCGAGGATGACCCCGCGTGGCTGCTCGTCCACGCGGTGGAACAAGCCCGCTTAGAACAGGGGTTGTCCAAACATGATCTGGCACGCCTGGCGCGCGTGGCGCGGCCTACGATCTCGCGGCTGATCAACCATGGCATGGTCCCGTCTCGTGCGGCCACGCTGGATAGGATCGGCTCGGCGCTGGGCTGGGAGGCCGGGACGTGTGCGGCCTTGTTGGCCGGCCAACCCCTACCGGGTCCACGCGCGCCGGTGACTCGCTCGGCCCAGCTCGTCGCAGCGCGGCTCACCGAGATTGCCGAGGAGGCGCGGTCGGCCGCCGGTGCTGCCGAGCAGTCGATTCTGCGGCTGAAAACCATCGAGGAGCGTGCGCGTGCGGCTGCGCAGTTCGTGCTGGGCGGTTCAGTAGCTGATTAA
- a CDS encoding PE domain-containing protein, protein MMFIEAPALAAQAASEGAGGATTAATLAAGAPAMGAVLPMGGEEVSAMFAQAIAAHGAQFLAAGALGVAQREAFAATVATSAATYTAMDAVGKALLSL, encoded by the coding sequence ATGATGTTCATTGAGGCGCCGGCGCTGGCGGCGCAGGCAGCATCAGAGGGCGCAGGCGGGGCGACCACGGCGGCCACTCTTGCCGCTGGGGCACCAGCGATGGGCGCTGTGCTGCCGATGGGCGGCGAGGAAGTGTCGGCAATGTTCGCTCAAGCTATCGCCGCGCACGGCGCGCAGTTCTTGGCGGCAGGTGCTCTAGGTGTGGCTCAGCGGGAGGCGTTCGCAGCCACCGTGGCTACGTCGGCGGCCACCTACACCGCTATGGATGCGGTCGGCAAGGCGCTGCTGTCGCTGTAG
- a CDS encoding PPE family protein, with amino-acid sequence MYWGIPPEINAFRLTRMGAGPTAHVPQITAYTAAAATHFEQGMQQSVTAIATAPVFQGSGGMGMLDSATPMAAWQQTAGLHAETAAATIQTGLTAYSAAVSATIPHEVVVANRVREATLESTNFMGINTPAIAEANAEYGEYWSQNAGAMVGYLGAMAPVVSALTVPLPTLPDMSNPLGATAGLAGLVGDGVGAGVQALGSGISAGGGVVSAGSGISTGVATGISSGVFNGTGAGVQAAGSPTGGQTPAPQPATTGTTAGQGVPATTGTGQGVTSNAPQGKAPPLQAGQGGQPPLEESGQSLLGQLTQAPTEMMSSLSSPLESLGQLPSSASGQLSGLMGPLSALTGGMSGGLGGPPAGGAPGFSAASAPWSGLSGANGGFAGGASAVAAALTKPSAGGLGGPVGVPGGWWADVADGAETDEQPAAGLRSGAAAGRGAMAPGMYGPMAATGRSGRGSEYADVSEQDKTITLPASAHAAPVLTSEGVVHVGQGG; translated from the coding sequence ATGTACTGGGGTATCCCACCAGAGATCAACGCATTTCGGTTGACCAGGATGGGCGCGGGTCCAACGGCGCACGTCCCACAGATCACCGCCTACACGGCTGCTGCGGCCACGCACTTCGAGCAAGGGATGCAGCAGTCGGTGACCGCGATCGCGACCGCGCCGGTTTTCCAGGGCTCTGGCGGAATGGGGATGCTCGATAGTGCCACGCCGATGGCGGCCTGGCAGCAGACCGCCGGGCTGCATGCAGAGACTGCGGCGGCCACCATCCAAACTGGGTTGACTGCGTACAGCGCGGCCGTGTCCGCGACCATTCCTCATGAAGTGGTGGTGGCCAACCGGGTCCGCGAGGCCACTTTGGAATCAACAAATTTCATGGGGATCAACACCCCAGCGATCGCCGAGGCGAATGCTGAATATGGGGAGTATTGGTCGCAGAACGCCGGGGCCATGGTCGGCTACTTGGGCGCTATGGCCCCTGTCGTGAGCGCGCTGACCGTTCCCTTGCCGACGTTGCCTGATATGAGCAATCCGCTGGGGGCGACGGCCGGCTTGGCAGGGTTGGTCGGCGACGGGGTTGGTGCTGGCGTGCAGGCCTTAGGGTCGGGCATTAGCGCCGGTGGGGGAGTGGTGTCGGCTGGCAGTGGGATCAGCACAGGCGTGGCCACTGGGATCTCGAGCGGCGTGTTCAACGGCACGGGAGCAGGCGTGCAGGCCGCAGGGTCGCCCACTGGTGGGCAAACCCCGGCACCGCAGCCAGCGACCACCGGCACGACCGCGGGGCAGGGCGTGCCCGCAACGACGGGCACCGGCCAGGGCGTCACGAGTAACGCGCCGCAGGGAAAAGCTCCACCGTTGCAGGCGGGTCAAGGCGGTCAGCCGCCCCTGGAAGAGTCTGGACAGTCGTTGCTCGGCCAACTCACCCAGGCGCCAACCGAAATGATGAGTTCGCTCAGTTCACCACTGGAGTCACTGGGGCAGCTCCCGTCGAGTGCCAGTGGCCAACTAAGCGGCCTGATGGGCCCGTTGTCGGCGCTGACCGGTGGAATGTCCGGTGGATTGGGTGGGCCCCCAGCCGGGGGAGCACCGGGATTCAGCGCAGCCAGTGCACCGTGGTCGGGACTAAGTGGCGCCAACGGCGGCTTCGCCGGGGGCGCGTCAGCGGTTGCCGCGGCGTTGACGAAACCGTCTGCTGGCGGGCTAGGTGGGCCTGTGGGCGTGCCGGGCGGCTGGTGGGCCGACGTGGCTGATGGCGCTGAAACAGACGAGCAACCGGCTGCGGGACTGCGAAGCGGCGCGGCAGCGGGCAGAGGAGCCATGGCGCCCGGAATGTATGGACCCATGGCGGCAACGGGGCGCTCCGGACGCGGCAGTGAATATGCCGATGTCAGCGAGCAGGATAAGACGATCACGCTACCGGCCTCCGCGCATGCGGCGCCGGTGCTCACGTCTGAGGGCGTGGTCCACGTCGGGCAGGGAGGATAA
- a CDS encoding WXG100 family type VII secretion target → MALNADVAQMLSGASQLSNIQQEVLSALGRYVTMNQNLTGTGFSGDAALASMATTEDINRTGQQVSQRFQSVIDIMKRSAHQYQETNAQNRAALGSIQST, encoded by the coding sequence ATGGCGTTGAACGCCGATGTCGCCCAGATGCTTTCGGGCGCAAGTCAATTGTCGAACATTCAACAAGAGGTGCTGTCGGCGTTGGGCCGTTATGTCACCATGAACCAGAACCTCACCGGTACTGGGTTTAGTGGTGATGCGGCGCTGGCCTCCATGGCCACCACCGAGGACATCAACCGGACCGGCCAACAGGTCAGCCAGCGGTTTCAGAGCGTCATCGACATAATGAAGCGCTCGGCGCACCAGTACCAAGAAACGAACGCGCAGAACCGCGCGGCGCTGGGCTCCATCCAGTCGACCTGA
- a CDS encoding ESX secretion-associated protein EspG gives MTETGTAVAARLSTTSEGLWLTAALCGVAQLPPALKIRPIGAVQATIAAHPGMEVLENAGICQGGEVDPSVASWVRALGRPDVEIDVTITRPEIRPERLEGPPAVFTAPEDAIEAAEALARWYAQRPPQRVVTLCRRDNAWVAAARLWRPGQDTSDEVVVTPLGGTEIAHVVVDTIGPADPAQFHGINSEAAVLNTVLSAWQANPAIDIIAGLVEVGLSVPQARLVEAVADRGTTRAVIGAAEFSISGPARAPMAVTVADTLIGRVVVSNSVGPDGRQWTTLLPGADHAIHTAVVELLETLPSGRGWATHQRT, from the coding sequence GTGACCGAGACCGGAACCGCGGTTGCAGCGCGGCTGTCGACCACGTCGGAAGGTTTGTGGTTGACAGCCGCGCTTTGCGGTGTGGCTCAATTGCCACCTGCCCTCAAGATCCGGCCCATTGGGGCGGTGCAGGCCACCATCGCGGCTCACCCCGGGATGGAGGTGCTCGAAAACGCGGGGATTTGTCAGGGCGGCGAGGTTGACCCCAGCGTGGCCTCTTGGGTGCGGGCCTTGGGGCGTCCCGACGTCGAGATTGACGTGACGATTACCCGCCCCGAGATCCGACCGGAGCGGCTTGAAGGCCCACCAGCGGTCTTCACCGCCCCGGAGGACGCGATTGAGGCCGCCGAGGCGCTGGCACGGTGGTACGCCCAGCGGCCTCCCCAGCGAGTTGTGACATTGTGCCGGCGCGATAACGCGTGGGTGGCCGCCGCGCGGCTCTGGCGCCCGGGCCAAGACACCAGCGATGAGGTTGTGGTCACCCCGCTGGGTGGGACCGAGATCGCGCACGTCGTCGTCGACACGATAGGGCCGGCCGACCCGGCCCAATTCCACGGCATCAATAGCGAAGCAGCGGTACTCAATACAGTTCTGTCGGCCTGGCAGGCCAACCCCGCCATCGACATCATCGCGGGCCTCGTAGAGGTTGGACTTTCAGTTCCCCAGGCGCGGCTAGTCGAAGCGGTCGCCGACCGGGGCACCACCCGCGCGGTTATCGGCGCGGCCGAATTCTCTATCAGTGGCCCGGCGCGGGCGCCGATGGCGGTGACCGTGGCTGACACCTTGATCGGCCGCGTCGTTGTCAGCAACAGCGTTGGTCCTGACGGCAGGCAATGGACCACACTGCTGCCCGGCGCCGATCACGCAATCCACACGGCTGTGGTCGAGCTGCTCGAAACTTTGCCCTCGGGACGCGGCTGGGCGACTCATCAGCGGACATAA
- a CDS encoding MinD/ParA family ATP-binding protein → MLKVSGGLINVGESSDERTVRGLKAAIGANLRGTYTVVVLGGKGGSGKTAMTVATASEFARNRNDQVVAVDADPAQAANLAARVDPKASSLRAINDDLNLHRYADVGALTGHNQVGLDVVASPRHGGARGEGLTADEFSKGHMRLQRFYSVLFVDCGVDLEHEVMKGVFERADAVLMVASAVPDGAEGASTNFEWLRDEGYHQLLSRTVLVINHIRPARNRKDRKEAAKLVATLREHFGSWVKNDRIIEVPFDPHIASAGELDLRRVNPKTARAVLKTAAALAAGFSTAADAR, encoded by the coding sequence TTGCTCAAGGTTTCTGGTGGGCTGATTAACGTCGGTGAGTCCAGCGACGAGCGCACAGTGCGTGGCCTCAAGGCTGCGATCGGGGCCAATTTGCGTGGCACTTATACCGTCGTGGTGCTTGGTGGCAAGGGCGGTTCGGGCAAGACCGCGATGACTGTCGCGACCGCCAGTGAGTTTGCACGCAATCGTAACGACCAAGTGGTCGCTGTCGACGCCGATCCGGCACAGGCCGCAAATTTGGCGGCTCGGGTGGATCCCAAGGCGTCATCGCTGCGTGCGATTAACGACGACCTTAATCTTCATCGCTACGCCGATGTTGGGGCCTTGACGGGCCACAACCAAGTTGGTTTAGACGTTGTGGCTTCCCCGCGCCATGGAGGCGCTCGCGGGGAGGGGTTGACCGCTGATGAGTTCAGCAAGGGCCATATGCGTCTACAACGGTTCTACAGTGTGCTTTTCGTTGACTGCGGTGTCGATCTCGAACACGAGGTGATGAAGGGTGTGTTCGAGCGCGCCGATGCGGTGTTGATGGTGGCCTCGGCCGTCCCGGACGGCGCCGAAGGCGCGAGCACCAATTTCGAGTGGTTGCGCGACGAAGGCTATCACCAGTTGCTGTCGCGAACAGTGTTGGTGATCAACCACATTCGCCCGGCGCGCAATCGGAAGGATCGTAAGGAGGCGGCCAAACTGGTCGCCACACTCAGGGAGCATTTCGGGAGCTGGGTCAAAAACGATCGCATTATCGAGGTACCCTTTGACCCCCACATCGCCTCGGCGGGCGAGTTGGACCTTCGAAGGGTCAACCCTAAGACCGCCAGGGCGGTGCTTAAGACCGCCGCCGCATTGGCGGCAGGGTTCTCGACAGCGGCCGATGCCCGATGA
- the eccD gene encoding type VII secretion integral membrane protein EccD: protein MTTANSAQQAPEVPRLCKVHLLVGDDTLIDYVLPAGVALIAVIEDLIPRVNAILKDRGRAPLDDTLTFQLCRADATPLDPQRSLDDSRVYDGDLLCLLPTDATERFAPVIEEVSTALARSARQQFATVDVTVARRVAGGLFAALVAWAEVMLAQLWWQQHGWLPAAVSWGLAAVFLVSARAATRARDEQRRRSADFLVWSALICAGAGAAMSVPGPPGGWHVVAATATVLAGVAALTMLTGRYLTVFAGMAVVGLSAGAVAAIHASGWRVLPAHLAVVFLVADLVLVTFATSIGIVGAGVPGPWFPSVTNRGVFETREGAALNTVSPVERPGNETVEQIATWARRGTAIVTGLLAGGAVVLVAAARYAVMPETGGGWRFLAFTLGICAIFLLRARSFVDRNQSVMLAVGAVVAVAVVIGRYASAPNPASPVVTLICVGAALMLAGAGLLGALVVPNARISAPVNRAVEVSEYILLIFVVPWAIWLLNLLWVVRNAVHG, encoded by the coding sequence ATGACCACCGCCAATTCCGCACAACAGGCGCCGGAAGTCCCTCGGCTGTGCAAGGTTCATTTGCTGGTCGGGGATGACACGCTCATCGATTACGTCCTGCCTGCTGGGGTGGCGTTGATTGCGGTGATCGAGGACCTCATCCCGCGGGTCAATGCGATTCTCAAAGATCGCGGGCGGGCACCTCTTGATGACACGTTGACCTTTCAACTGTGCCGTGCAGACGCCACTCCGCTCGATCCGCAGCGATCCCTTGATGACAGCCGTGTCTACGACGGGGACTTGTTGTGTCTCTTGCCTACTGACGCCACCGAACGCTTCGCACCTGTCATTGAGGAGGTGTCGACGGCGCTGGCTCGTTCAGCACGCCAGCAGTTCGCCACAGTCGATGTCACGGTCGCGCGTCGGGTAGCCGGGGGGCTTTTCGCAGCGCTGGTCGCGTGGGCCGAGGTGATGTTGGCGCAGTTGTGGTGGCAACAGCACGGCTGGCTGCCCGCGGCGGTGTCGTGGGGATTAGCCGCCGTTTTCTTGGTGTCGGCGAGGGCGGCGACGCGGGCACGAGATGAGCAGCGACGCCGATCGGCGGACTTCCTGGTGTGGTCGGCGCTGATTTGCGCCGGTGCAGGCGCGGCGATGTCGGTGCCGGGACCACCCGGTGGCTGGCATGTGGTGGCCGCGACGGCCACCGTGTTGGCCGGCGTGGCGGCATTGACGATGCTGACCGGCCGCTATCTGACTGTGTTTGCGGGGATGGCTGTGGTCGGGTTATCTGCGGGCGCGGTGGCGGCGATCCACGCCAGCGGTTGGCGAGTGCTGCCAGCGCATCTGGCGGTCGTCTTCTTGGTAGCGGACCTGGTGCTAGTGACGTTTGCAACCAGCATCGGGATCGTGGGGGCCGGAGTGCCCGGGCCATGGTTTCCTTCGGTCACTAACCGGGGGGTGTTTGAGACTCGAGAAGGCGCTGCCCTAAACACGGTGTCGCCGGTGGAGCGTCCGGGCAATGAAACCGTTGAGCAGATCGCGACGTGGGCTCGGCGCGGCACCGCCATCGTGACGGGTCTGCTGGCTGGCGGCGCTGTGGTGTTGGTGGCGGCCGCGCGCTATGCAGTGATGCCCGAAACTGGCGGCGGGTGGCGGTTTTTGGCATTCACGTTGGGGATTTGCGCAATCTTTCTGCTCCGGGCGCGCTCGTTTGTTGATCGCAATCAATCGGTGATGCTGGCCGTTGGTGCGGTCGTCGCGGTAGCGGTGGTGATCGGACGATACGCAAGCGCTCCCAACCCGGCTTCGCCGGTTGTCACCCTGATATGTGTTGGCGCAGCGCTAATGTTGGCCGGGGCGGGCCTGCTTGGAGCGCTGGTGGTGCCCAATGCGCGGATCAGCGCACCGGTAAACCGCGCCGTCGAAGTCAGCGAGTACATTCTGCTGATTTTCGTTGTGCCATGGGCGATCTGGCTGCTGAATCTGCTGTGGGTGGTACGAAATGCGGTCCACGGCTGA
- a CDS encoding S8 family serine peptidase, producing the protein MIKAVSTLGAIGLAAALVAVSGGVAGAIDPPVVPPGPPPPDPAPGPDQPMRQIAACTTTGVLPGSDLRELPAALQLMNMPEAWKESTGVGVVVGVIDTGVAAQPRLPHLVSGGDYVMGPFGDGLSDCDGHGTVVASLIGAAPSGLALVPKPAWAAPAAPPAGAPPPRAIPPPPPPPTVTVTQTVAPPPPPPPPPPPPDEPSWVGMPPSPVTLGHARGPAPLEPSPGGGPDGLIGIAPDAVLLSIRQTAQTFGLVDPGVVDNPEDVRRAGDINSLARAIVHAANLGVKVINISVVSCISTAKPQDQSALADAVHYAAVDRDVVIVTAAGNVHAQGCNGQNPDPLPGDPTRGWSSVKTIATPAWFSDYALAVSATDSTGVPASGDAASLHGPWVGLAAPGADIVGLSTSGQVINGSVDDDKLHPIAGSSFSSAFVGGVAALVRAKFPNLTAHQVIHRLEATAHPPAGGRDNVVGYGTVDPVAALTWDVPPGETFAPGVQRAQLKVPAPPPPRDARPGWVAMAITGLAVVSVLGLAVGLTVSRRRERI; encoded by the coding sequence ATGATTAAAGCCGTGAGTACGCTGGGCGCGATCGGGCTCGCCGCAGCACTGGTTGCCGTATCTGGCGGCGTGGCCGGCGCGATTGATCCCCCGGTGGTGCCGCCTGGGCCACCCCCGCCCGATCCCGCACCCGGGCCGGATCAGCCGATGCGCCAGATCGCGGCGTGCACAACAACCGGCGTGTTGCCCGGCAGTGATTTGCGTGAGTTGCCCGCGGCGCTGCAGCTGATGAACATGCCAGAAGCGTGGAAAGAATCCACCGGTGTTGGCGTGGTCGTCGGGGTTATCGATACCGGCGTGGCTGCACAACCTCGGCTGCCGCACCTAGTTTCTGGCGGGGACTATGTCATGGGCCCGTTTGGCGACGGCTTATCGGATTGCGACGGGCACGGCACAGTAGTGGCTTCACTGATTGGGGCGGCGCCTTCAGGGCTCGCACTGGTCCCCAAGCCGGCGTGGGCGGCGCCTGCGGCCCCGCCGGCCGGGGCTCCGCCGCCGCGCGCGATTCCACCGCCACCGCCTCCGCCGACGGTCACGGTGACCCAAACGGTGGCGCCGCCGCCGCCACCACCGCCGCCGCCGCCGCCGCCCGACGAGCCATCATGGGTGGGTATGCCGCCGTCTCCGGTTACTCTCGGCCACGCTCGCGGGCCGGCGCCGCTGGAACCGTCGCCCGGTGGTGGTCCAGACGGGCTGATCGGCATCGCCCCAGACGCGGTGCTGCTGTCGATTCGCCAGACCGCGCAGACTTTCGGCCTGGTTGATCCCGGCGTGGTCGACAACCCCGAGGATGTTCGCCGCGCCGGTGACATCAATTCGTTGGCTCGCGCGATCGTGCACGCGGCGAATCTGGGCGTCAAAGTGATCAACATCAGTGTGGTGTCGTGCATCTCGACAGCCAAGCCCCAGGATCAAAGCGCCTTGGCCGACGCGGTCCACTATGCCGCGGTTGACCGCGACGTGGTGATCGTGACCGCGGCGGGCAACGTTCATGCCCAGGGCTGCAATGGGCAAAACCCGGACCCATTACCGGGTGATCCCACTCGGGGGTGGTCGTCAGTCAAAACGATCGCCACCCCAGCATGGTTTAGCGACTACGCGTTGGCGGTGTCGGCCACCGATTCGACCGGCGTTCCCGCCAGCGGCGACGCCGCCTCATTGCACGGCCCGTGGGTAGGACTGGCTGCGCCGGGAGCCGACATCGTGGGGCTGTCGACGAGCGGGCAGGTGATCAACGGTTCAGTCGATGACGACAAGCTGCACCCTATCGCTGGTAGCTCGTTTAGCTCGGCGTTCGTCGGGGGAGTGGCGGCTTTGGTGCGGGCCAAATTTCCCAACCTGACAGCCCATCAAGTGATCCACCGGTTAGAGGCCACCGCGCACCCTCCCGCTGGTGGACGTGACAACGTGGTCGGTTATGGAACTGTGGACCCCGTTGCGGCGCTGACCTGGGATGTGCCGCCGGGTGAGACGTTTGCCCCCGGGGTTCAGCGCGCCCAGTTGAAAGTGCCGGCCCCGCCCCCGCCACGCGACGCACGTCCGGGCTGGGTCGCGATGGCCATCACCGGTCTCGCCGTCGTCAGCGTATTGGGACTTGCTGTGGGCCTGACCGTCTCGCGTCGCAGGGAGCGAATCTGA
- the eccE gene encoding type VII secretion protein EccE produces MKQRFVSARIAPRAVVTGEVVAGLVALALSATLDSWPIAVASGAATGLVICVLTFRERTVWQWAWRAMSWTRRRVRRLQLPQPVDVTLNEHTVGVVIDGHTVSTMITVLGKPYIPTLLHADHTKTLNTVPISVIAQEMQRCGLSVDVDIICEGSRTARDNYAELYEAALRGLPAAGQRSVTLVVRFDTRSDRILPGLLWRRDTIGAAVAASQRITRALCQTNCRARLLTAAQMNDAVAASLGGPENATASYQDRWTNLQRGGKAYVTAYFFSASDVRSAQLDDVWAYQSDHTTLVIALRSDPAGVRASALVRLTTVQPLASSPRLVLNPMAGRQWEALALTLPGCRRLRLPSTPVTTELNTAVVAGASGVLLGELRDAMLLMPISDPAAPTRIALHADDDQAVKRLIRRAAAAGEQVAVYDPTGRWTMTSASPRIWTTRDVTAQPPRPPTMVVHNGRVNNYPPARTSITVGDVPASAAPDIRIEQRGERITVKTQRFRTTLRSVTFRNEDAYLR; encoded by the coding sequence ATGAAGCAACGGTTTGTCTCGGCCCGTATCGCACCCCGCGCCGTGGTCACCGGCGAAGTGGTCGCAGGTCTGGTTGCGCTGGCACTGAGCGCCACGCTGGATTCGTGGCCGATCGCCGTCGCCAGCGGCGCCGCGACCGGACTGGTGATCTGTGTGCTGACCTTCCGGGAGCGCACCGTGTGGCAGTGGGCGTGGCGGGCCATGTCCTGGACGCGCCGCCGGGTGCGCAGACTCCAGCTGCCTCAACCGGTCGATGTCACCCTCAACGAGCACACAGTCGGTGTTGTGATCGACGGGCACACCGTGTCCACGATGATCACTGTGCTGGGCAAGCCTTACATCCCCACCCTATTGCACGCCGACCACACCAAAACACTTAATACCGTGCCGATTAGCGTAATCGCACAAGAGATGCAGCGCTGCGGGTTGAGTGTTGATGTCGACATCATCTGCGAGGGCAGCCGCACAGCCAGAGACAACTATGCCGAACTGTATGAAGCGGCGCTACGGGGGCTGCCGGCGGCCGGTCAGCGTAGCGTGACGTTGGTAGTCCGCTTCGATACGCGCAGCGACCGCATTCTGCCTGGACTGCTGTGGCGGCGAGACACGATCGGCGCGGCGGTGGCGGCTTCTCAGCGCATCACCAGAGCGCTGTGCCAAACAAACTGTCGTGCAAGGCTTTTGACCGCAGCGCAGATGAACGACGCGGTAGCGGCCAGCCTGGGTGGGCCCGAAAACGCGACAGCTTCTTACCAGGACCGCTGGACGAATCTGCAGCGCGGCGGGAAGGCCTATGTCACAGCGTATTTCTTCAGCGCCAGTGACGTGCGCTCTGCTCAACTCGACGACGTGTGGGCCTACCAGAGCGACCACACGACCCTGGTGATCGCGTTGCGCAGCGATCCTGCCGGCGTGCGGGCTTCAGCCCTCGTCCGGTTGACCACCGTGCAACCGCTTGCCAGCTCGCCGCGGCTGGTGCTCAACCCGATGGCGGGCCGACAGTGGGAAGCGTTGGCGCTGACCTTGCCTGGGTGCAGGCGGCTGAGGTTGCCATCAACGCCAGTAACTACCGAACTCAACACAGCTGTCGTAGCCGGCGCATCGGGTGTTCTGCTGGGTGAACTGCGAGACGCTATGCTGTTGATGCCGATATCAGATCCCGCGGCCCCCACCCGAATTGCTCTGCACGCCGATGATGACCAGGCGGTGAAACGGCTGATTCGCCGGGCGGCCGCAGCAGGCGAACAGGTCGCCGTTTACGACCCCACTGGGCGTTGGACAATGACGTCTGCTTCCCCACGGATCTGGACGACGCGCGACGTCACAGCCCAGCCGCCACGTCCTCCGACGATGGTGGTACACAATGGTCGCGTCAACAACTACCCACCCGCGCGCACATCGATCACGGTCGGCGATGTGCCCGCCAGCGCTGCACCCGATATCCGTATCGAACAGCGGGGCGAGCGAATCACCGTGAAAACACAGCGTTTTCGCACCACGTTGAGGTCTGTGACATTCCGCAACGAGGATGCTTATCTGCGGTAA
- a CDS encoding DUF2637 domain-containing protein, translating into MACDSARSTPADTDPKTHRRAVRFFWVVLIGASAASIAGNALHAIVQADHVAPALAAAVATAPPLVLLGSTEGLSLLIKVHRRPTLTFWAAVIMTLLLGAGAFRLSFDALCSLAIRCGIRPSLAWLWPLIIDVTTAQATVALVALTRLLHSRAEAPPALVEEDVPVSLSATPLPVAGSSAGERDRAMVAVEPDRSLSSVPRVDAAVPPRERHEHAVRTVMASKRTKQPAEIIDAVLRRHADGQKPGEISEELKLHHTTVNRILATALHSAAAV; encoded by the coding sequence ATGGCTTGCGATAGCGCCCGCAGCACTCCCGCCGATACCGATCCGAAAACCCACCGGCGCGCAGTGCGTTTCTTTTGGGTGGTGTTGATAGGAGCAAGCGCGGCCTCGATCGCTGGCAACGCGTTACACGCGATCGTGCAGGCCGATCACGTCGCCCCGGCGCTGGCGGCCGCGGTGGCCACGGCCCCACCTCTGGTATTGCTCGGGTCCACGGAAGGGCTCTCGCTGCTCATCAAGGTGCACCGCCGGCCCACCTTGACGTTCTGGGCGGCGGTGATCATGACGCTGTTACTGGGGGCCGGTGCGTTTCGCCTGTCATTTGATGCGTTGTGCAGCTTGGCTATCCGGTGCGGTATCCGCCCAAGCTTGGCATGGTTGTGGCCGCTGATCATTGACGTCACGACCGCGCAGGCCACCGTTGCGCTGGTAGCCCTGACCCGGCTCCTACACAGCCGCGCCGAGGCGCCGCCGGCCCTCGTCGAGGAGGACGTCCCGGTGTCCCTGTCGGCGACACCTCTGCCAGTCGCTGGGTCCTCAGCAGGTGAGCGTGATAGGGCCATGGTGGCGGTCGAGCCGGACCGGTCGCTGTCATCGGTTCCAAGAGTGGACGCCGCTGTGCCCCCGCGAGAGCGTCATGAACACGCCGTACGCACAGTGATGGCATCGAAAAGAACCAAGCAGCCTGCAGAAATCATTGACGCTGTGCTGCGCCGCCACGCTGACGGGCAAAAGCCGGGTGAAATCTCAGAGGAACTCAAGCTGCACCACACAACGGTGAACCGGATACTGGCGACGGCGCTCCACTCGGCAGCGGCGGTGTAA